From a single Methanothermobacter sp. genomic region:
- a CDS encoding metallophosphoesterase, whose translation MKILAVSDLHGSNIPELHKFIEDNRVDLIVVAGDITHFGPVELVEELLNDLASHNIPVIAVPGNCDPHGAVAKIENSKAVNIHGRSINIKNISICGLGGSNPTPFNTPLELEEDEIKAELNDLMKNPGEGDLLILVTHAPPHGTSLDRIPSGDNVGSRGVRDAIERHRPSLHICGHIHESPGVDYIGETIVVNPGQLSDGRAALIEIEEDGSINAEILNLRSS comes from the coding sequence ATGAAAATTCTCGCTGTAAGTGATCTTCATGGTTCAAACATACCTGAACTTCACAAATTTATAGAAGATAACAGGGTTGACCTAATTGTTGTTGCGGGTGACATAACACACTTCGGGCCTGTGGAACTCGTTGAGGAGCTCCTTAATGACCTGGCATCCCATAACATCCCTGTTATTGCTGTACCCGGTAACTGCGATCCCCATGGGGCTGTAGCTAAAATAGAAAACTCAAAGGCTGTGAATATTCATGGAAGATCCATTAACATTAAGAATATATCGATATGTGGCCTTGGGGGTTCAAACCCGACACCGTTTAACACACCCCTTGAACTGGAAGAGGATGAAATAAAAGCAGAACTGAATGATCTCATGAAAAATCCTGGTGAAGGGGATCTCCTCATTCTTGTAACCCATGCACCACCACATGGAACATCACTTGATAGGATTCCCTCTGGGGATAATGTTGGAAGCAGGGGAGTGAGAGATGCTATAGAAAGACACCGGCCCTCCCTGCACATCTGTGGCCACATCCATGAGTCCCCTGGAGTGGACTATATAGGTGAGACCATCGTTGTCAATCCGGGACAGCTTTCAGATGGCAGAGCAGCCCTCATTGAAATTGAAGAGGATGGATCTATAAATGCTGAAATTTTAAATCTGAGATCCAGTTAA
- a CDS encoding DUF2096 domain-containing protein — translation MTLPVEQTWFVLVELLTDLRKRDVDVPVEITEDIRLVRTSINFYKSDTENPEMIRELKRINDMLNSIQEKLLELAESVAPDYPEKWIEKLKRASRGEEIHKPPETKSRFIVGAPPGFAAARVHLKEPIAEDRVQDIAETHSLIIEFEEDDLIAVYGDSEDVKKGLKEIGSFFRD, via the coding sequence ATGACATTACCTGTTGAACAGACATGGTTCGTGCTTGTTGAACTCCTGACAGACCTTCGAAAGAGGGATGTTGATGTTCCAGTGGAAATTACAGAGGACATAAGGCTTGTTAGGACGTCAATAAATTTCTATAAATCAGATACAGAGAACCCTGAGATGATCAGGGAGCTTAAGAGAATAAATGATATGCTCAACTCAATCCAGGAGAAACTCCTTGAACTTGCAGAGTCAGTGGCCCCTGATTACCCTGAGAAATGGATTGAAAAATTAAAGAGGGCCTCAAGGGGTGAGGAGATTCACAAACCCCCTGAAACAAAGTCAAGGTTCATTGTTGGCGCCCCACCGGGATTTGCAGCTGCAAGAGTGCACCTCAAGGAACCAATAGCCGAGGATAGGGTTCAGGATATTGCCGAAACCCACAGCCTTATAATTGAATTTGAAGAAGACGATCTTATAGCCGTTTATGGCGATTCAGAGGATGTAAAAAAGGGTTTAAAGGAAATAGGCTCCTTTTTCAGGGATTAA
- a CDS encoding DUF749 domain-containing protein: MFIATLKGIFTLKDLPEEFRPFVEYKAGLEKKELSDDDEVAILSIRGTQSNHVLILSSYSSVEEIRKELEEAGAKINHTTLKILEGHL; encoded by the coding sequence TTGTTTATAGCTACTTTAAAGGGAATATTCACTTTGAAGGATCTTCCAGAAGAATTCAGACCCTTTGTGGAGTACAAGGCGGGCCTTGAAAAGAAGGAATTATCTGATGATGACGAGGTGGCCATACTATCCATCCGGGGCACACAGAGCAATCATGTGCTTATCCTCAGCTCCTACAGTAGTGTTGAGGAGATCCGAAAGGAACTTGAAGAAGCGGGTGCAAAGATAAACCATACAACCCTAAAAATTCTGGAAGGACATCTATGA